The DNA window TAGAACAATGGACCGAGGGAATTGATATCATGCTGGTTCTGGATATCTCCGAATCCATGGACCTTCAGGATTTTCGTCCCAACCGACTGGAAGCTGCCAAGAACGTGGCAAGGGAATTCATAGAAGGCCGTTTTCAGGATAGAATTGGCCTTGTTGTTTTCTCAGGCGAGGCTTATTCACTTGCACCGCTAACAACTGATTATGAGCTGCTTTACAGTAATATCGATGATATTCATTTAAAAATGATACAAAAAAGCGGTACAGCCATTGGTTCAGCTCTTGGGGTTGCGGTCAATCGAATGAGAGAATCGGATACAAAATCAAAAGTGATGATATTGTTGAGTGATGGCGAAAGTAATGTGGGCAATATAGATCCGGTTACGGCTGCTGAGTTGGCTGCTGCTTATGGCATTAAAATTTATACCATCGGTGTGGGAAAAGAAGGGAAAGTGCCTTATGGTAAAGATTTCTTTGGAAGAACCCAATATGTGGAAAGCTCTCTGGACGAATCCGTATTAAGGCAAATTGCCTATATCGGTTCGGGAAAATTTTTCCGTGCTTCCAACAATGATGCTTTGGAAGAGATTTTTTTAACCATTGATAAATACGAAAAAGCGGAAATTAAAGAAACCCGATATAAAGACACCATGGATTATTACATGGCCTATCTGATCTGGGCCTTGTGTTTTTTTCTCTTCTGGTTGCTTCTGAAAAATACATTTTTATTTAATGCCCTGGAGGATTAGGTTGAAATTTCAAGAATAATCTATATTTAAAACATGGATTATTTTTTTAAAAAAATACTGATTCTTTTATTTCCGGTTTTGCTTTTTAGCACAGCAAAGGCCCAGGAAAATCAACTTCTGGCGCAAAAACCACAATACAGTTACGGATTTTTGAATATCTCCGCTGATTTTGGTTTACATAAAATAAACGACTCCTATTTAAAATCAACATACAATGCCCGCAATGCTTTTCAATGGAATGTAGGTTTTGAACTCGGCGATACTGGGAGTGATTTCTTTGGTTTTCTAAAATATGGTCAATATGGAATGCAAACAGATTTTGAACTAGAAGAGCTGGATAGCCTCGGTATTCCAAATGGAAATATTAGTGATTCTTCTTATGCTTTAAATCGAAATAGAATTGCATTTGGATTATCCAGAGTGGAGAAAATTTCCAAAAAATCTTTTCTAACCCTTAGTTCAGCCTTGATTTACAACAATTATAAGGACAATTCCAGAGCGCTCGAGAATGCATCTCCCGGATTTTTAGTTGGAATAGGTTATTTATTCAGAGGAATAGATCAGGTTGACTATTTTGTAAAATTGAATTATGAATATGGAAAAACCCGTACCAGCAAATTTACTACCGACTGGAGTGGCTTAAATCTTGAGACAGGTTTTTCTATTCTGATTAGTAAAGCCGAATAATATTAAAAAGTAAATTGAAATTATTGTGCATTTGCATCATACTGCATGG is part of the Hyphobacterium sp. CCMP332 genome and encodes:
- a CDS encoding VWA domain-containing protein, whose amino-acid sequence is MPDLLNDYWAWFSLFWFKPEVLKSFSWANPEFFYALLIIPLLFFLRWLFFIRLRQKLEIALPKKDIKWQAISLLRFIPDVIFSLFIALIIIALARPQKTNESVEQWTEGIDIMLVLDISESMDLQDFRPNRLEAAKNVAREFIEGRFQDRIGLVVFSGEAYSLAPLTTDYELLYSNIDDIHLKMIQKSGTAIGSALGVAVNRMRESDTKSKVMILLSDGESNVGNIDPVTAAELAAAYGIKIYTIGVGKEGKVPYGKDFFGRTQYVESSLDESVLRQIAYIGSGKFFRASNNDALEEIFLTIDKYEKAEIKETRYKDTMDYYMAYLIWALCFFLFWLLLKNTFLFNALED